In Rahnella sikkimica, the following are encoded in one genomic region:
- the malT gene encoding HTH-type transcriptional regulator MalT, with the protein MLIPSKLSRPVRQQNTVVRDRLLTKLATASNYRLTLVASPAGYGKTTLVAHWAAGKSDLGWYSLDESDNQPERFASYLIAAVQQACGGHCVKSEALSQKHQYASLSALFAQLFVELSDWHRPLLLVIDDYHLISNDAIHEGMRFFLRHQPENISLVVLSRTLPPLGIANMRVREQLLELNASHLAFTHPETQQFFDNRLKDPIDQADSSRLCDDVAGWATALQLIALSARQSTTSSQQSTQQSARKLAGLNASHLSEYLVDEVLDRVDAPTRDFLLRCSLLRSMNDALIVRLTGGDNGQQRLEELERQGLFIHRMDDTGEWFNFHPLFATFLRQRCQWELSAELPQIHRAAAEGWLALGFPAEAIHHALGAEDTDMLRDILLQHAWALFNQSELALLEECLAALPYDRLIQNPKLVLLQAWLAQSQHRYAEVETLLARAESEMQQRNIVMEQDLTAEFDALRAQVAINDGRQDEAEKLAADALRFLPYESYYSRIVATSVTGEIQHCKGDLTRALPLMQQTEQIARRHEAYHYALWALLQQSEILIAQGFLQAAFEMQDRAFELVREQHLEQLPMHEFLLRLRSQLLWSWSRLDDAEDAARQGLDVLTNFQPQQQLQCLAMLAKCSLARGQLDNAHHHLQRCESLLKTGQYHIDWMTNTDKPRVIYWQMIGDKSAARQWLQQARKPDMADNHFQQGQWRNIARMQILLEQFDEAEVVLDELNQTARQLRLTSDLNRNLLLSNLLYWQTGRKSDAQRVLIEALELANRTGFVSHFVIEGEMMAQQLRQLIQLNLLPELEQRRAQQILREINQHHRHKFAHFDEGFVNKLLTHPQVPELIRTSPLTQREWQVLGLIYSGYSNDQIAGELDVASTTIKTHIRNLYQKLGVAHRQEAVQQAQHLLQVMGYGA; encoded by the coding sequence ATGCTGATCCCTTCGAAATTGAGCCGCCCGGTGCGGCAGCAAAATACAGTGGTTCGCGATCGTCTGCTGACGAAGCTGGCGACTGCGTCAAATTATCGCCTGACTCTGGTCGCCAGCCCGGCCGGCTACGGGAAAACCACGCTGGTGGCGCACTGGGCGGCAGGAAAAAGCGATCTCGGCTGGTACTCTCTGGATGAAAGCGATAATCAGCCCGAGCGTTTTGCCAGCTACCTGATTGCCGCCGTGCAACAAGCCTGCGGCGGTCATTGCGTGAAAAGTGAGGCGCTGAGCCAGAAGCATCAGTACGCGAGTTTGTCCGCACTGTTCGCTCAGCTTTTCGTGGAACTTTCCGACTGGCACCGCCCGCTTTTGCTGGTGATCGACGATTATCACCTCATTTCCAACGACGCCATCCACGAAGGGATGCGTTTCTTCCTGCGCCATCAGCCGGAAAACATTTCGCTGGTCGTGCTTTCGCGCACCCTGCCGCCGCTGGGCATCGCCAATATGCGTGTGCGCGAACAACTGCTCGAACTCAATGCCTCACATCTGGCGTTTACGCACCCGGAAACGCAGCAGTTTTTCGATAACCGTCTTAAAGATCCGATCGATCAGGCCGACAGCAGCCGCCTGTGCGATGACGTCGCGGGCTGGGCTACGGCGCTGCAGCTGATTGCGCTCTCGGCGCGCCAGTCGACCACCTCTTCGCAACAATCAACACAGCAGTCCGCGCGCAAACTGGCCGGTCTGAATGCCAGCCATTTATCCGAATATCTGGTGGATGAAGTGCTGGATCGCGTTGATGCGCCCACCCGCGATTTCCTGCTGCGCTGTTCGTTGCTGCGTTCGATGAATGACGCCCTGATTGTGCGGCTGACCGGAGGCGACAACGGCCAGCAACGGCTTGAAGAGCTGGAGCGTCAGGGGCTGTTTATTCACCGCATGGATGACACCGGCGAATGGTTTAACTTCCACCCGCTGTTTGCCACGTTTTTGCGTCAGCGCTGCCAGTGGGAACTGTCGGCCGAACTGCCGCAGATTCACCGCGCTGCCGCCGAAGGCTGGCTGGCTCTGGGTTTCCCCGCCGAAGCCATCCATCACGCACTGGGCGCGGAAGACACCGATATGCTGCGCGACATTCTGCTGCAACATGCCTGGGCGCTGTTTAATCAGAGTGAACTGGCACTGCTGGAAGAGTGCCTCGCCGCGCTGCCTTACGACCGTCTGATTCAGAATCCGAAACTGGTGCTGTTGCAGGCCTGGCTGGCACAAAGTCAGCACCGTTATGCCGAAGTGGAAACGCTTCTGGCCCGCGCGGAAAGCGAAATGCAGCAACGCAACATCGTTATGGAACAGGATCTGACCGCAGAATTTGACGCCCTGCGTGCGCAGGTGGCGATCAACGACGGACGTCAGGATGAAGCCGAAAAACTCGCCGCCGACGCCCTGCGTTTTCTGCCGTATGAAAGCTATTACAGTCGCATTGTTGCCACGTCGGTGACGGGCGAAATCCAGCACTGCAAAGGTGATTTAACCCGTGCGCTGCCGCTGATGCAGCAAACCGAGCAAATCGCCAGGCGTCACGAAGCCTATCACTACGCGTTATGGGCGCTGCTGCAACAGAGCGAAATTCTGATTGCTCAGGGCTTTTTGCAGGCGGCATTTGAAATGCAGGATCGCGCCTTTGAACTGGTCCGCGAACAGCATCTTGAACAACTGCCGATGCATGAATTTTTACTGCGTCTGCGCTCACAATTATTGTGGTCGTGGTCCCGTCTGGATGATGCCGAAGACGCGGCGCGTCAGGGGCTGGACGTGCTGACCAACTTCCAGCCACAGCAACAATTACAGTGTCTGGCGATGCTGGCGAAATGCTCGCTGGCGCGGGGCCAGCTCGACAATGCGCATCATCATTTACAGCGCTGTGAAAGCCTGCTCAAAACCGGGCAGTATCACATCGACTGGATGACCAATACCGATAAACCGCGGGTGATTTACTGGCAGATGATCGGCGATAAATCCGCGGCGCGGCAGTGGCTGCAACAGGCGCGTAAACCGGACATGGCGGATAACCATTTTCAGCAGGGACAGTGGCGCAATATTGCCCGTATGCAGATTTTGCTCGAACAGTTTGATGAAGCCGAAGTGGTGCTCGACGAACTGAATCAGACCGCGCGTCAGCTACGTCTGACCAGCGATCTGAACCGTAACCTGCTGCTGAGCAACCTGCTTTACTGGCAGACCGGCCGCAAAAGTGACGCGCAGCGCGTGCTGATTGAAGCGCTCGAGCTGGCGAACCGCACCGGGTTTGTCAGCCATTTCGTGATTGAAGGGGAAATGATGGCGCAGCAGCTGCGTCAGCTGATTCAGCTCAATCTCTTGCCGGAACTGGAACAGCGCCGCGCGCAGCAAATTCTGCGGGAAATTAATCAGCATCATCGCCATAAATTTGCGCACTTCGACGAAGGCTTCGTGAATAAATTACTGACCCACCCGCAGGTGCCGGAGCTTATCCGCACCAGCCCGCTGACGCAGCGAGAATGGCAGGTGCTTGGCCTGATTTACTCCGGCTACAGCAATGATCAGATTGCCGGTGAGCTCGATGTTGCCTCGACCACCATCAAAACGCATATCCGCAATTTGTACCAAAAACTGGGCGTTGCCCACCGTCAGGAAGCCGTTCAGCAGGCGCAGCATCTGCTTCAGGTCATGGGCTACGGGGCCTGA
- a CDS encoding YjcB family protein, with protein sequence MGTLTAGFIMMRWELLSAFLMFCTSQLNIVCRQSSRNTMAFVCSGIGLTVTCFFVMSLMGMSYNAEAIAQFWSTTKDVFFDVMSKTPTDMSYYY encoded by the coding sequence ATGGGTACGTTAACTGCCGGATTTATCATGATGCGCTGGGAACTGCTGAGCGCCTTTTTAATGTTCTGCACCAGCCAGCTTAATATTGTTTGCCGCCAGTCCAGCCGCAATACCATGGCGTTTGTTTGCAGCGGTATCGGCCTGACCGTCACCTGTTTCTTCGTGATGAGCCTGATGGGAATGAGCTATAACGCTGAGGCGATCGCGCAATTCTGGTCCACGACGAAAGACGTGTTCTTCGACGTCATGAGCAAAACCCCGACCGATATGTCTTACTATTATTGA
- the bglX gene encoding beta-glucosidase BglX, whose protein sequence is MNTHHVLGALVLLVSSASSLAVETTGIPQDQVKERNAFIADLMKKMTLDEKIGQLNLVTVGPDYQKEAIMADIKAGKVGGVFNTVTKPDIRRMQDEVKNSRLKIPPFYAYDVVHGQRTIFPISLGLASSWDMQAVFTSAHIAAVETAADGLNMTFAPMVDITRDPRWGRVSEGFGEDTYLTSRLAHEMVTGFQGKDPSAPDAVMANVKHYALYGAVEGGREYNTVDMSLTRMFNDYMPPYKAAIDAGAGGVMVALNSVNGIPATSNTWLLKDILRDDWQFKGLTVSDHGAIGGLVKHGVAEDDRQAAAMALKAGVDMDMADNMYGKYLKGLLADGLVSQQDIDRAVRDVLAAKWDMGLFVDEYRHLGPASSDPADTNAETRLHRSEAREVARTSLVLLKNDNQTLPLAKKGTIAVVGALADSKRDVMGSWSAAGKAAQAVTVLQGMKDVLGDKGTVLYARGANVTDDQAMVDFLNSYEKQVINDPRKPQDMIDEAVKTAEKADVVVAVVGEAQGMAHEASSRSELNIPQSQRDLLKALKATGKPLVIVLMNGRPLTLTWENEISDAMLETWFSGTEGGHAIADVLFGDYNPSGKLPMTFPRAVGQIPLYYSFLNTGRPFNPQHPDKYTTRYFDITNGPLFPFGYGLSYTRFSVSDVSLSSTTMDARHPLTASVTVKNTGKVSGATVVQLYLQDVAASVSRPVKELKNFEKITLQPGEEKTVTFAINEKDLRFFNDKLKWASEPGKFNVFVGLDSQDVKQTSFLLK, encoded by the coding sequence ATGAATACGCATCACGTGCTTGGCGCGTTAGTGTTACTGGTAAGCTCTGCCTCGTCACTGGCCGTTGAAACAACGGGTATCCCGCAGGATCAGGTAAAAGAACGCAACGCGTTCATTGCCGACCTGATGAAAAAAATGACCCTTGATGAAAAAATTGGTCAGCTGAATCTGGTCACCGTTGGCCCGGATTATCAAAAAGAAGCCATCATGGCGGACATCAAGGCCGGTAAAGTTGGCGGGGTATTTAATACAGTCACGAAGCCTGATATCCGCCGTATGCAGGATGAAGTCAAAAACAGCCGCCTGAAAATCCCTCCTTTTTACGCGTATGACGTTGTCCACGGACAGCGTACGATTTTCCCGATCAGCCTCGGTCTTGCATCCAGCTGGGATATGCAGGCGGTCTTCACCAGCGCGCATATCGCTGCCGTGGAAACGGCCGCCGATGGCCTGAACATGACCTTCGCGCCGATGGTGGATATCACCCGCGATCCACGCTGGGGCCGTGTGTCCGAAGGCTTTGGCGAGGACACTTATCTGACCTCACGCCTCGCGCACGAAATGGTCACCGGCTTCCAGGGCAAAGATCCGTCTGCGCCTGATGCCGTCATGGCGAACGTGAAGCACTATGCGTTGTACGGCGCTGTCGAAGGGGGCCGCGAGTACAACACCGTCGACATGAGCCTGACCCGCATGTTCAACGATTACATGCCGCCGTACAAAGCCGCGATTGATGCCGGTGCCGGTGGTGTGATGGTTGCACTGAACAGCGTCAACGGCATCCCGGCGACCTCCAATACCTGGTTGCTGAAAGACATTCTGCGCGACGACTGGCAGTTTAAAGGCCTGACCGTCAGCGATCATGGCGCGATTGGCGGGCTGGTCAAACATGGCGTGGCCGAAGACGATCGTCAGGCCGCCGCGATGGCGCTGAAAGCGGGCGTGGATATGGACATGGCCGACAACATGTACGGTAAGTATCTGAAAGGATTACTCGCCGACGGGCTGGTCAGCCAGCAGGATATCGATCGCGCCGTACGCGACGTGCTGGCCGCCAAATGGGATATGGGCCTGTTTGTTGACGAGTACCGCCATTTAGGCCCGGCGTCGAGCGACCCGGCTGACACCAATGCCGAAACCCGTCTGCACCGCAGCGAAGCGCGTGAAGTCGCACGCACCTCGCTGGTTCTGCTGAAAAATGACAACCAGACCTTACCGCTGGCGAAGAAAGGTACGATTGCCGTGGTCGGTGCGCTGGCTGACAGCAAACGCGACGTGATGGGCAGCTGGTCTGCCGCCGGTAAAGCCGCTCAGGCCGTCACCGTATTGCAGGGCATGAAAGACGTGCTCGGCGATAAAGGCACGGTGCTGTACGCGCGCGGGGCAAACGTCACCGACGATCAGGCGATGGTCGATTTTCTCAATTCCTACGAAAAACAGGTCATTAACGACCCGAGAAAACCACAGGACATGATCGACGAAGCGGTGAAAACTGCTGAGAAGGCCGATGTCGTGGTGGCCGTGGTCGGTGAAGCTCAGGGCATGGCGCACGAAGCCTCCAGCCGTTCTGAGCTGAATATCCCGCAAAGCCAGCGCGACCTGCTGAAAGCGCTGAAAGCCACCGGTAAACCGCTGGTTATCGTGCTGATGAACGGCCGTCCTCTCACCCTGACGTGGGAAAACGAGATCTCTGATGCGATGCTGGAAACCTGGTTCAGCGGCACCGAAGGCGGCCATGCGATCGCCGACGTTCTGTTTGGCGATTACAACCCGTCAGGCAAACTGCCGATGACCTTCCCGCGCGCTGTCGGCCAAATTCCGTTGTATTACAGCTTCCTGAATACCGGCCGTCCGTTTAATCCGCAGCATCCGGATAAATACACCACCCGCTATTTTGATATCACCAATGGCCCGCTGTTCCCGTTTGGCTATGGCCTGAGCTACACCCGTTTCAGCGTGTCTGACGTGAGTTTGTCTTCCACCACGATGGACGCCAGACACCCGCTGACCGCCAGCGTGACGGTGAAAAACACCGGTAAAGTCAGCGGCGCGACGGTGGTTCAGCTGTATCTTCAGGACGTGGCGGCCTCGGTCAGCCGTCCGGTCAAAGAGCTGAAGAATTTTGAAAAAATCACCCTGCAGCCTGGTGAAGAGAAAACCGTTACATTTGCGATCAATGAAAAGGATTTACGTTTCTTCAACGACAAGTTGAAATGGGCGTCTGAACCCGGAAAATTCAACGTATTCGTAGGGTTAGACTCTCAGGATGTGAAGCAGACCAGCTTCCTGTTGAAATGA
- the pdeR gene encoding cyclic di-GMP phosphodiesterase: MVDSQDASILYLHFGTPRPYWRLGSDSNALELSAEKGIVNVAISLTQWQAGKIRQLTGITSSFTLDISLFGSPVRLYLVGRKIDSKAWAGTASAYQDTESVAHDLEVGLTFAEQVVSEANSVIVIIDQEGKIHRFNRLSEEYTGLREEDVIGRSAYDLFMSMEEGLASRQNINGFFQHQQSYEVERWINTVKGQRLFLFRNKFVHSGSGKQQKYLICSGSDITDERKAQERLRVLANTDLVTGFANRNALQESLAKALKERGDDKVGLIYLDLDNFKKVNDAYGHMFGDHLLRAVSDAIQDCLSPNDKLARLGGDEFIILSTHAEIHTLEELSQRVLRRLGLPFRIGLIEVYTGCSGGIAICPEHGTDGDTLLQNADTAMYVAKEKGKNAHCVFSQEMNQKAAEYMWLDTHLRKALAEKDQLVLHYQPKVSLYGTVQSVEALLRWQSPERGLIQPQSFIPYAEESGLITPIGKWVIETATRQATEWQKKGLNLRVAVNLSGRQLNNGSFITTLSDAMKKSGMKGCLLDFELTESCLVEDESAAVVMINQLHKLGAQVHLDDFGTGYSSLSQLARIPLDCIKLDQSFIRGINDNPVSQALVRAIVAVAKTLQLTVVAEGVETPEEEKLVDEIGVDSKQGFLYAKPMPANELEHWLEEKIVASPNVFKHKAKQK, translated from the coding sequence ATGGTCGACTCTCAAGATGCCTCCATTTTGTACCTACATTTCGGTACCCCACGCCCGTACTGGCGGTTGGGTTCCGACAGCAATGCACTGGAGCTATCCGCTGAGAAAGGCATCGTCAACGTAGCGATTTCCCTGACGCAATGGCAGGCAGGGAAAATCAGACAACTGACCGGGATCACCTCAAGCTTCACGCTGGATATTTCGCTGTTCGGATCTCCCGTTCGCCTGTATCTGGTGGGCCGCAAAATCGACAGCAAAGCCTGGGCGGGTACGGCGTCGGCTTATCAGGATACTGAATCCGTCGCACACGATCTGGAAGTCGGCCTGACGTTCGCCGAGCAGGTGGTGTCTGAAGCCAATTCGGTCATCGTGATCATCGATCAGGAAGGCAAAATCCACCGTTTTAACCGCTTAAGCGAAGAATACACCGGCCTGCGCGAAGAAGACGTCATCGGGCGCAGCGCCTATGATCTGTTTATGTCGATGGAAGAAGGGCTGGCGTCGCGCCAGAACATCAACGGCTTCTTTCAGCACCAGCAATCCTATGAAGTCGAACGTTGGATCAACACGGTGAAAGGCCAGCGGTTGTTCCTGTTCCGCAACAAATTTGTTCACAGCGGCAGCGGCAAGCAGCAAAAATATCTGATTTGCTCCGGCTCTGACATTACCGATGAACGCAAAGCGCAGGAGCGGCTGCGCGTTCTGGCCAACACCGATTTAGTCACCGGTTTTGCCAACCGTAACGCCTTGCAGGAATCTCTCGCGAAAGCGCTGAAAGAACGTGGTGATGACAAAGTTGGCCTGATTTATCTGGATCTGGATAACTTCAAAAAGGTCAACGACGCCTACGGACATATGTTTGGCGATCACCTGCTGCGCGCGGTATCCGATGCCATTCAGGATTGCCTGTCGCCCAACGATAAACTCGCGCGATTAGGCGGCGACGAATTCATTATTCTCAGCACGCACGCTGAAATCCACACACTGGAAGAACTGAGCCAGCGCGTATTGCGCCGTCTGGGCTTACCCTTCCGCATCGGCCTGATTGAAGTCTATACCGGCTGTTCCGGCGGTATTGCGATATGCCCGGAACACGGCACCGATGGCGATACGCTGCTGCAAAACGCCGATACCGCGATGTACGTGGCGAAAGAAAAAGGCAAAAACGCGCACTGCGTTTTCTCGCAGGAAATGAATCAGAAAGCCGCGGAGTACATGTGGCTGGATACGCATTTACGCAAAGCGCTGGCCGAGAAAGATCAGCTGGTTTTGCACTATCAGCCGAAAGTGTCTTTGTACGGCACCGTGCAAAGCGTCGAAGCGTTGCTGCGCTGGCAATCGCCGGAGCGCGGGCTGATTCAGCCGCAAAGCTTTATCCCTTACGCCGAAGAGTCTGGCCTGATCACGCCTATCGGAAAATGGGTGATTGAAACCGCGACCCGTCAGGCGACGGAGTGGCAGAAAAAAGGCCTGAATCTGCGCGTTGCCGTTAACCTTTCCGGGCGGCAGCTCAACAATGGTTCCTTCATCACCACGCTGTCCGATGCGATGAAAAAATCCGGAATGAAAGGCTGTCTGCTGGACTTCGAGCTGACGGAAAGCTGCCTGGTGGAAGATGAAAGTGCCGCCGTCGTGATGATTAATCAGTTACACAAACTGGGTGCGCAGGTGCATCTGGATGATTTCGGTACTGGTTATTCGTCGCTGTCGCAACTGGCGCGCATTCCGCTCGACTGTATCAAGCTTGATCAAAGTTTTATTCGCGGAATCAATGACAACCCGGTTTCTCAGGCGCTGGTACGGGCTATTGTGGCGGTGGCAAAAACCCTGCAACTGACGGTGGTCGCAGAAGGTGTGGAAACCCCGGAAGAAGAAAAACTGGTCGATGAAATTGGTGTGGACAGCAAACAGGGCTTTCTTTACGCCAAGCCAATGCCCGCGAATGAACTCGAGCACTGGCTTGAGGAAAAAATAGTTGCTTCACCCAATGTTTTTAAACATAAAGCAAAACAGAAATAG
- a CDS encoding crotonase/enoyl-CoA hydratase family protein, with translation MNLIDHTACRPFTEAGHLSQIAAYYEEGRNVMWMMLRSYPRPCFNQELIEDIMTLTYAAKASGLRFDFWVTGSLVPNMYNVGGDLSFFVESIINNKREALRAYARACVDCVHAAARGFDVGAISLSMIEGTALGGGFEAALAHHYVLAQNTARMGFPEIAFNLFPGMGGYSLVSRKAGMKLAEELISTGESHTAEWFEARGLVDVLFQPGEAFNATRTFMDVLRPKLNGIRAMIRARQRVLQLSRSELMDITEDWVDAAFTLEEKDLSYMERLVMLQNRHTASLRKTG, from the coding sequence ATGAATCTTATTGACCATACAGCCTGCCGCCCGTTTACCGAAGCCGGGCATTTGTCCCAGATTGCAGCCTATTATGAAGAAGGCCGTAATGTCATGTGGATGATGCTCAGGTCTTATCCACGTCCATGTTTTAATCAGGAGCTCATTGAAGACATCATGACGCTGACCTACGCCGCGAAGGCGTCGGGGCTGCGTTTTGATTTTTGGGTGACCGGATCGCTTGTGCCCAATATGTACAATGTGGGCGGTGATCTGAGTTTCTTTGTTGAATCCATCATCAATAACAAACGCGAGGCCTTACGTGCGTATGCACGGGCTTGTGTTGACTGTGTCCATGCGGCGGCGCGGGGGTTTGATGTCGGCGCCATCAGTTTGTCGATGATCGAAGGCACCGCCCTGGGCGGCGGATTCGAAGCGGCGCTGGCGCATCATTACGTCCTGGCGCAAAACACCGCGCGCATGGGGTTCCCGGAAATTGCGTTCAACCTGTTCCCCGGAATGGGGGGCTATTCTCTGGTGTCACGTAAAGCCGGAATGAAGCTGGCGGAGGAGCTGATTTCCACGGGTGAATCACATACGGCAGAGTGGTTCGAGGCGCGCGGGCTGGTCGATGTGTTGTTCCAGCCCGGCGAGGCTTTCAATGCCACACGAACTTTTATGGATGTCCTGCGGCCAAAACTCAACGGGATCCGTGCGATGATCCGGGCACGTCAGCGTGTGCTGCAGCTGTCCCGCTCAGAACTGATGGATATTACGGAAGATTGGGTGGACGCCGCATTTACACTGGAGGAAAAGGATCTGAGTTATATGGAGCGTCTGGTCATGCTGCAAAACCGGCATACCGCATCACTGCGTAAAACCGGCTAG
- a CDS encoding NADPH-dependent 2,4-dienoyl-CoA reductase, whose protein sequence is MTERALPFYPHLLAPLDLGFTQLKNRVLMGSMHTGLEELEDGPERLAAFYAERAAAGVGLIVTGGISPNAQGVVYHGGSVLAEQEHIQHHRVVTQAVHDAGGKIALQILHAGRYSYQPHPVAPSALQAPINRFTPHALTEDEIESTLEDFARCARLAKESGYDGVEIMGSEGYLINQFLTARTNHRTDRWGGSVENRMRFATEAVRRVREICGQEFIIIYRLSMLDLVEEGSDWQEVEMLAQRIEQAGASIINTGIGWHEARIPTIATMVPRGAFSWVTQKLMGKVSIPLITTNRINDPEVAEKILAEGCADMVSMARPFLADPAFVEKAAQGRADEINTCIGCNQACLDQIFAGEVTSCLVNPRACHETQMPVVRAQHFKRLAVVGSGPAGLAFATTAASRGHHVTLFDANTEIGGQFNVAKQIPGKEEFYQTLRYYSRQLALLGVTLRLGEIVNASQLSGYDEVILACGISPRLPDIPGINHPRVLTYLDVLRDKKPVGQRVAIIGAGGIGFDTAEYLIHSGPSSSLSSSAFSHEWGIDQTLTHRGGLAPQGPQPELAARDIVLLQRKSTKVGAGLGKTTGWIHRASLLQRGVKMQSGVSYERIDDAGLHLVMNGEPVCLEVDNIIICAGQEPQRALYQPLLDAGKTVHLIGGADVAVELDARRAIGQGTKLALEI, encoded by the coding sequence ATGACTGAACGCGCGTTGCCGTTTTACCCGCACCTGCTGGCGCCCCTGGATTTAGGTTTTACGCAGCTGAAAAACCGCGTGCTGATGGGGTCCATGCACACCGGCCTTGAAGAGCTGGAAGACGGGCCGGAGCGTCTGGCGGCCTTTTATGCCGAGCGTGCGGCAGCGGGCGTCGGGCTGATTGTGACGGGCGGAATTTCGCCGAATGCACAAGGCGTCGTTTATCACGGCGGTTCGGTTCTGGCGGAGCAGGAACACATTCAGCATCACCGCGTGGTGACGCAGGCCGTTCACGACGCGGGCGGTAAAATTGCGCTGCAAATCCTGCACGCCGGACGTTACAGCTATCAGCCGCATCCGGTCGCCCCTTCGGCACTTCAGGCACCGATTAACCGCTTCACGCCTCATGCCCTGACCGAAGACGAAATCGAATCCACACTGGAGGATTTCGCCCGCTGCGCCAGACTGGCGAAAGAATCCGGCTATGACGGCGTGGAAATCATGGGCTCGGAAGGCTATCTGATTAATCAGTTTCTGACGGCACGCACCAATCACCGCACCGACCGCTGGGGCGGCAGTGTGGAAAACAGAATGCGTTTTGCCACAGAAGCGGTCCGCCGCGTGCGTGAGATTTGCGGGCAGGAATTCATCATTATTTACCGCTTATCGATGCTGGATCTGGTCGAGGAAGGCTCGGACTGGCAGGAAGTCGAAATGCTGGCGCAGCGCATCGAACAGGCCGGCGCCAGCATCATCAATACCGGCATCGGCTGGCACGAAGCGCGCATTCCGACCATCGCCACGATGGTGCCGCGCGGCGCATTCAGCTGGGTGACGCAAAAACTCATGGGCAAAGTCAGCATCCCGCTCATCACCACTAACCGCATTAATGACCCCGAGGTGGCGGAGAAAATTCTCGCTGAAGGTTGCGCCGATATGGTGTCGATGGCGCGCCCGTTCCTTGCCGATCCGGCGTTTGTCGAGAAAGCCGCACAGGGCCGGGCGGATGAAATCAACACCTGTATTGGCTGCAACCAGGCCTGTCTGGATCAGATTTTTGCGGGTGAAGTGACGTCCTGTCTGGTGAACCCGCGCGCCTGCCATGAAACACAAATGCCGGTCGTGCGTGCGCAGCATTTCAAACGCCTTGCCGTGGTCGGCTCGGGACCGGCCGGTCTGGCCTTTGCAACAACCGCCGCCAGCCGCGGGCATCACGTCACGCTGTTTGACGCCAATACCGAAATCGGCGGGCAGTTCAACGTCGCCAAACAAATCCCCGGCAAAGAAGAGTTTTATCAGACGCTGCGCTACTACTCGCGCCAGCTTGCCCTGCTCGGCGTGACGTTGCGCCTCGGTGAAATCGTCAATGCCAGCCAGCTGAGCGGGTATGACGAAGTGATCCTCGCCTGCGGGATTTCGCCGCGCCTGCCGGACATTCCGGGGATCAATCATCCGCGCGTACTGACGTATCTCGACGTCCTGCGTGATAAAAAACCGGTCGGCCAGCGGGTGGCGATTATCGGCGCAGGCGGGATTGGTTTTGATACCGCCGAATACCTCATCCACAGCGGCCCGTCATCGAGCCTGAGCAGCAGCGCGTTCAGCCATGAATGGGGCATTGACCAGACGCTGACGCACCGCGGCGGCCTTGCGCCACAAGGCCCGCAGCCGGAACTGGCCGCGCGCGATATCGTTTTGCTGCAACGTAAATCCACCAAAGTCGGTGCGGGACTGGGTAAAACCACCGGCTGGATCCACCGCGCCAGCCTGTTGCAGCGTGGCGTAAAAATGCAAAGCGGCGTCAGTTACGAACGCATTGATGACGCGGGTTTGCACCTCGTCATGAACGGCGAACCGGTGTGTCTGGAAGTGGATAACATCATTATCTGCGCCGGACAGGAGCCGCAGCGCGCGCTGTATCAGCCGTTGCTGGACGCCGGAAAAACCGTGCATCTGATTGGCGGCGCGGACGTCGCGGTAGAACTGGACGCACGGCGCGCCATTGGTCAGGGAACAAAACTGGCACTGGAGATCTGA